In Spinacia oleracea cultivar Varoflay chromosome 5, BTI_SOV_V1, whole genome shotgun sequence, a single window of DNA contains:
- the LOC110791691 gene encoding protein FAR1-RELATED SEQUENCE 5-like, with protein sequence MYEHLSKEVVVVEEASASELMLKEVRSDDEAYEMYNDYAFRKGFSICKGLIRTSRRTGLWIMRRFLCSNSGFEDVKKETLRKYERSEMRTGCTAFTQFSITKDGVWAVARHNMTHNHHMIPANKRYLLRSQRDITGEQLKYLSAMKASGCRVSDLLRAMRKEVGGSPNLGFITADAYHALAAEKAMKLDGKDCNQLIRYFA encoded by the exons ATGTATGAACatt TGTCTAAAGAAGTAGTAGTGGTCGAAGAAGCATCTGCATCAGAATTAATGTTAAAAGAAGTTAGGAGTGATGATGAAGCTTATGAAATGTATAATGATTATGCATTTAGGAAGGGTTTCAGTATTTGTAAGGGATTAATTAGGACTAGTCGTAGAACTGGTTTGTGGATTATGCGCAGATTTCTTTGTTCTAATTCTGGCTTTGAAGATGTTAAGAAGGAAACATTGAGGAAGTATGAGAGGTCTGAAATGCGTACAGGTTGTACTGCTTTTACTCAGTTTTCTATTACCAAGGATGGTGTTTGGGCTGTTGCGAGGCATAACATGACTCACAATCATCATATGATTCCCGCTAACAAGAGATACTTGCTTAGGTCTCAAAGAGATATTACAGGGGAGCAGCTCAAGTATCTTAGTGCAATGAAAGCCAGTGGTTGTAGAGTGTCTGATCTGCTTCGTGCAATGAGAAAAGAAGTCGGAGGATCTCCTAATTTAGGGTTTATTACTGCTGATGCATACCATGCTTTGGCTGCTGAAAAGGCAATGAAACTTGATGGTAAAGACTGTAATCAGTTAATTAGGTACTTTGCTTAA